Proteins from one Setaria italica strain Yugu1 chromosome V, Setaria_italica_v2.0, whole genome shotgun sequence genomic window:
- the LOC101758805 gene encoding cytochrome P450 CYP72A219: MVLAALASEVASTPWSFLIYGLLGALLLWQAARLLERLWLGPRRLERALRAQGLRGTPYRFLTGDLKEYARFNKAAWSRPLPLRCHDIAGHVAPFIHGAVREHGKMCFTWFGPMPRVTISDPDLARDVMSNKFGHFEKPKFPALSKLFAEGVANYEGEKWVKHRRILNPAFHLEKLKLMLPAFSACCEELVSRWAQSLGPDGSFELDVDPELQTLTGDVISRTAFGSSYLEGRKIFQLQAEQAERLMSIMQKFAIPGYMSLPTQNNRRMRQIKNEIETILRGLIGKRMQAMKEGEATKDDLLGLLLESNTRDTYENGQSSLGMTMEDVMEECKLFYFAGMETTSVLLTWTMILLSMHPEWQDRAREEVLSLFGKNRPGYDGLSRLKIVAMILHEVLRLYPPAIAFSRKTYKEMEIGDATYPAGVILELPVLFIHHDPDIWGSDVHEFRPERFAEGIAKASKDRLAFFPFGWGPRICIGQNFALLEAKMALSMILQSFEFELAPSYTHAPHTVIMLRPMHGAQIKLRAI; this comes from the exons ATGGTTCTTGCAGCGCTGGCAAGTGAAGTCGCCTCAACGCCATGGAGCTTCCTCATCTACGGTCTCCTGGGCGCTCTGCTCCTGTGGCAGGCCGCCCGGCTGCTCGAGCGGCTGTGGTTGGGGCCGCGGCGCCTCGAGCGGGCGCTGCGCGCGCAGGGCCTCCGCGGCACGCCGTACCGCTTCCTCACCGGCGACCTCAAGGAGTACGCCCGGTTCAACAAGGCGGCCTGGTCCAGGCCCTTGCCGCTGCGGTGCCACGACATTGCCGGCCATGTCGCGCCGTTCATCCACGGCGCCGTCCGGGAGCACGGCAAGATGTGCTTCACGTGGTTCGGCCCGATGCCCAGGGTGACCATCAGCGACCCGGACCTGGCAAGGGACGTGATGTCCAACAAGTTCGGCCACTTCGAAAAGCCCAAGTTCCCGGCGCTGTCCAAGCTGTTCGCCGAAGGAGTGGCCAACTACGAGGGCGAGAAATGGGtgaagcacaggaggatcctCAACCCTGCGTTCCATCTTGAGAAGCTCAAG CTCATGCTGCCGGCATTTTCTGCGTGCTGTGAAGAACTTGTCAGCCGATGGGCGCAGTCGCTTGGTCCTGACGGCTCGTTTGAGCTGGATGTTGACCCAGAACTTCAGACCCTCACCGGAGATGTCATCTCTCGCACCGCGTTCGGCAGCAGCTACCTTGAAGGAAGGAAGATTTTCCAGCTGCAGGCCGAGCAAGCAGAGCGCCTCATGTCCATCATGCAGAAGTTTGCCATTCCGGGATACAT GTCCTTGCCTACCCAAAACAACCGAAGGATGCGCCAAATCAAGAACGAGATCGAAACAATTCTCCGAGGCCTGATTGGTAAAAGGATGCAAGCCATGAAAGAAGGTGAAGCCACCAAAGATGACTTGCTGGGCTTACTGCTGGAGTCAAACACGAGAGACACATACGAGAATGGCCAGTCCAGCCTTGGAATGACGATGGAGGACGTCATGGAGGAGTGCAAGTTGTTCTACTTCGCAGGGATGGAGACGACATCAGTGCTGCTGACATGGACAATGATCCTACTGAGCATGCACCCGGAGTGGCAAGACCGCGCAAGGGAGGAAGTCCTGAGCCTGTTTGGGAAGAACAGACCGGGATACGACGGCCTGAGCCGCCTCAAAATC GTGGCCATGATTCTGCACGAGGTCCTCCGGTTGTACCCGCCGGCGATCGCGTTCAGCAGGAAGACATACAAGGAGATGGAGATCGGAGACGCCACGTACCCTGCCGGCGTGATCTTGGAGCTGCCCGTGCTGTTCATTCACCACGACCCCGACATCTGGGGAAGTGACGTGCACGAGTTCAGGCCGGAAAGGTTCGCGGAGGGGATCGCCAAGGCGTCCAAGGATAGGCTGGCGTTCTTCCCGTTCGGCTGGGGGCCGCGGATTTGCATCGGCCAGAACTTCGCGCTGCTCGAGGCTAAGATGGCACTGAGTATGATCCTTCAGAGCTTTGAGTTTGAGCTCGCTCCGTCGTATACTCATGCGCCCCATACGGTGATAATGCTGCGCCCGATGCATGGTGCCCAGATCAAGCTCAGAGCAATATGA